A portion of the Rubritalea squalenifaciens DSM 18772 genome contains these proteins:
- a CDS encoding caspase family protein, translating into MKVKALILATALSWLGSTLGALSQSLNFSDPSAYKDYSSSTLLEVTSMRGDRANIRYFLAAHRGNDVEGLLCKAWVLSRNGRDPEAVELYTKVIQDPRAKGWMKCLAALNRAATAGDDDPKIVEYRTEAVKVCYEEGELSYLSSIDCSQEYWNVNLKLKQQNPALVKELLASYKLAEARYHTYTTKNYKEAKRLIDEIWRIDMAKWPNRFDFSLLMQLRGNSKLYPEAKYAQRMTREPLIHRFLGEIERATMQKQDKLRAMQVCEWASSYAQMLYDLDTRSGSMSMPAFQILYQSFGGGVLRSDPSGKALALLNNLWFQPYDGTQLRSNEARRQKKLVPSYRLKELVKFSSREPSVPDWKWYRERAILCARVGDLESANRLFQKSAAATFAYDERRSVIVDWATYYLGPARHDYSLAFQAFDSIEAMPDMTDKAKALVNTARAQLYFNIGDMGKARAAAESARQSDGVSKKWVNDFLYQVGVMERVVDHKKRYEESNPVIANWKGQFGRQGVSMQLNFATGSAELPGDAASRLRPLLDIFNNPKYESLVFRIEGHTDSRGGDKINEPLSKKRAKSLVNYLANNYQIPLRRMEWDGYGSRRPVASNLSERGRALNRRVELNLMGDSSRPDLVATGVLKNNITATSPDGKLLIATNGDVWDTQQWVKLYSIDASYSSMSFSPDSRYIFVCQSSNDAEVGMLVEASTGVLVDFVPNYSAHSSLIRSAWSPDSRYVAYSSVQHCHIYDVHARRVVRSITYSGGGNCSRICFAKGGSHIAMLPKTGYGWVYLADVNTGQVEEIHVPEIQYAHDMTSSSDASYVYISCDPGYILDWDTLREAKPRLQSFWYEAIRRGKRFCPSPMSVHPSNPHLVAGGGIHSGNWGYVDFERGTTNFAKSEAGSFKMRTFWGENGEELITSGGWKANSKSRYAYDRPGLYTTRYVPGRSLSNQDLTFVTGEASEIDSIYAFEKLHMIAVIGGEGVSLWDIKTGRQVHRWSDALAYSSAGHVHAEGELYGVINNPVTAESILVKYDLVNYRRTELGRYKDRLISKIEAGETTLAVGYSNYWTKERRAEPDLTIMLLDKNSGQEKTRIRVPAATRSLQYGQIFYPGFESMALSADEKKVVFSSKWGDGYGHGTVISKKLRLWDVGKGTVKVVTETSSSNGIDYVGFRDLNTVEVSTNEYSNSLYKIDINTGDWGDAIPRSERTPKSSYVPLDEAFTDLNLKVSSIYSRGEISFVRRDTGEAVVTILYKGDEWIAYNKAGYFTASQGGVDRVYWRVGSRMLPMAALRDKYENPTLIAHSLDSIFAKKVVKKEVVRPKIDPDLFQIPYEIKVLSGNGTSTQDQTYKMRVEIKSLTQSAPEPLLEWTINGRKARGFKVVPAKVENSRFIAEETFNLSEGTNVITVAIRYKNATVMPQTVTVTREVRKVSPKVKVANTHLWFFGVGVKDYAKPEQNLDFADRDIEEMAKMFKSQEGKLFKEVHVKTLTNKEATVRNIKIEMNRFLKQASSEDLIIIQLAGHGVVSSDQELYFMAHDSDMKEAFTGLELKDFSDFLERLPPSQKALVLLDICHAGQIGQKRRGGGLTSEDAVKVLEDGTGTVVLASSTGRESSFEDKSYRGGHGAFTAALLDGLEGMADKKAGNSDGWVYLTELTSYVARAVPQMTGGAQHPIAPKMENLRDFPLGQSSK; encoded by the coding sequence ATGAAAGTAAAAGCACTGATTCTGGCAACTGCGTTGTCATGGCTAGGCAGTACTCTCGGGGCACTCTCACAGAGCCTCAACTTCTCAGATCCTTCGGCCTATAAAGACTATAGCTCAAGCACCTTGTTAGAGGTGACAAGTATGCGGGGAGACCGTGCGAATATTCGCTATTTTCTCGCAGCTCATCGAGGCAATGATGTAGAGGGGCTTCTATGCAAAGCGTGGGTGCTGTCCCGTAATGGCCGAGATCCAGAGGCCGTCGAGCTGTATACGAAGGTGATTCAGGACCCTAGGGCGAAAGGGTGGATGAAGTGTCTGGCTGCGCTTAACCGTGCCGCGACAGCTGGAGATGATGATCCCAAAATTGTAGAGTATCGTACTGAAGCAGTCAAAGTCTGCTATGAAGAAGGGGAGTTGTCTTATCTTTCCTCGATCGATTGCAGTCAGGAGTACTGGAATGTTAATTTGAAGCTGAAGCAGCAAAATCCAGCATTGGTGAAAGAGCTGTTGGCCAGCTATAAGCTCGCCGAAGCTCGTTATCACACCTACACCACCAAAAACTACAAAGAGGCCAAGCGCCTGATTGATGAGATCTGGCGTATCGATATGGCCAAGTGGCCGAATCGCTTTGACTTTAGCCTGCTGATGCAGCTGAGGGGGAATTCAAAACTGTATCCAGAAGCCAAGTATGCCCAGCGCATGACTAGGGAGCCGCTGATTCATCGTTTCCTTGGAGAAATTGAGCGCGCGACCATGCAAAAGCAGGATAAGCTGAGAGCAATGCAGGTCTGCGAGTGGGCTTCATCCTATGCCCAAATGTTGTATGATCTGGATACACGCTCAGGAAGCATGAGTATGCCCGCCTTCCAGATTCTCTATCAATCTTTTGGCGGTGGCGTGCTGCGCTCAGACCCGTCTGGGAAAGCGCTGGCTTTACTCAATAATCTCTGGTTCCAGCCCTATGACGGGACTCAATTGAGAAGTAATGAGGCGCGTAGACAGAAGAAATTGGTGCCGTCTTACCGTCTCAAAGAGCTGGTAAAGTTCTCTTCTCGCGAGCCGAGTGTGCCTGACTGGAAATGGTATCGCGAGCGTGCCATACTCTGTGCCAGGGTGGGAGATCTGGAGAGCGCGAATCGACTTTTTCAAAAATCGGCAGCTGCGACCTTTGCCTATGATGAGCGCCGATCAGTTATCGTGGACTGGGCCACTTATTATCTGGGGCCTGCAAGGCATGACTATAGCTTGGCGTTCCAGGCTTTTGACTCGATAGAGGCAATGCCTGATATGACTGACAAGGCAAAGGCTCTGGTTAATACTGCCCGTGCGCAGTTGTATTTCAATATTGGTGATATGGGCAAGGCGAGGGCTGCTGCCGAGAGTGCACGCCAGTCTGATGGAGTTTCCAAGAAATGGGTCAATGATTTCCTGTATCAAGTCGGAGTCATGGAGCGTGTGGTCGATCACAAGAAGCGTTACGAGGAATCGAATCCAGTGATTGCTAACTGGAAGGGGCAGTTTGGTCGTCAGGGTGTATCCATGCAGCTCAACTTTGCGACTGGTTCGGCGGAGCTGCCTGGTGATGCTGCCTCCAGGCTTCGCCCGCTTCTCGATATTTTTAATAATCCCAAGTACGAAAGTCTCGTGTTCAGAATTGAGGGACACACTGATAGTCGTGGCGGGGATAAAATCAACGAGCCTCTGTCTAAGAAACGTGCTAAGAGTCTCGTGAACTATTTGGCTAACAATTACCAGATTCCACTCCGACGTATGGAGTGGGACGGTTATGGATCTAGAAGGCCTGTGGCCTCAAACCTGAGTGAGAGAGGTAGAGCTCTCAATAGGCGTGTGGAGCTGAACCTCATGGGGGATTCCAGTCGCCCTGATCTCGTGGCTACAGGTGTTCTCAAAAACAATATCACAGCAACGAGCCCTGATGGAAAGCTATTGATCGCGACCAATGGTGATGTCTGGGATACCCAACAGTGGGTGAAGCTGTATTCCATTGATGCGAGTTACTCCAGTATGTCCTTCTCGCCGGATAGTAGATACATCTTTGTCTGCCAAAGTAGCAATGATGCTGAGGTCGGCATGCTGGTAGAAGCCAGCACAGGTGTTCTGGTGGACTTTGTGCCGAATTACTCAGCCCATTCATCGCTGATTAGATCTGCTTGGTCGCCTGATTCACGTTACGTGGCTTATTCCTCTGTCCAGCACTGCCATATTTATGATGTCCATGCACGCCGAGTCGTAAGATCGATCACCTATTCAGGTGGCGGTAATTGCTCCCGTATTTGTTTCGCGAAGGGTGGGAGCCACATCGCCATGCTGCCGAAGACTGGCTATGGCTGGGTTTACTTGGCAGATGTGAATACTGGTCAGGTAGAAGAAATTCACGTTCCTGAGATTCAATACGCTCATGACATGACATCATCGAGCGATGCCAGCTATGTCTATATCAGCTGTGATCCAGGATATATTTTGGATTGGGACACACTGAGGGAGGCAAAGCCAAGACTGCAGTCATTCTGGTATGAAGCGATACGCAGAGGGAAGCGTTTTTGCCCAAGCCCGATGTCCGTTCACCCAAGCAATCCTCACTTGGTTGCCGGTGGGGGGATCCACTCAGGTAATTGGGGTTATGTAGATTTCGAGCGCGGAACGACCAATTTTGCGAAATCAGAGGCAGGCTCTTTCAAGATGCGAACTTTCTGGGGGGAGAATGGTGAGGAATTGATCACCAGTGGCGGCTGGAAAGCCAATAGCAAATCCCGCTACGCCTATGACCGACCAGGTCTCTATACCACCAGATACGTGCCAGGAAGATCGCTCTCTAACCAAGACCTGACTTTTGTCACGGGTGAGGCGTCTGAGATTGATTCTATTTACGCCTTCGAGAAGCTTCACATGATCGCTGTCATTGGCGGTGAAGGGGTGAGTCTCTGGGACATCAAGACCGGGAGACAGGTCCACCGCTGGAGTGATGCTTTGGCTTACTCGAGTGCAGGGCATGTTCATGCAGAAGGTGAACTTTATGGGGTGATCAATAATCCTGTGACTGCTGAGAGTATCTTGGTGAAGTATGATCTGGTCAATTACCGCCGAACCGAACTTGGGCGCTACAAAGACCGCTTGATTAGCAAAATCGAAGCTGGAGAGACTACATTGGCGGTCGGATATAGTAATTATTGGACCAAGGAGCGGCGGGCTGAACCTGACCTCACTATCATGCTGTTGGATAAAAATAGTGGTCAGGAAAAAACACGGATACGCGTACCGGCTGCTACCAGATCACTCCAGTATGGGCAGATCTTCTATCCTGGGTTTGAGAGTATGGCGCTCTCTGCTGATGAGAAGAAAGTGGTCTTCTCCAGTAAGTGGGGCGACGGCTACGGTCATGGCACCGTCATCTCCAAAAAGCTCAGGCTCTGGGATGTGGGCAAAGGCACGGTAAAAGTCGTGACTGAAACCTCCAGTTCCAATGGCATTGATTATGTAGGCTTCAGAGACTTGAACACCGTCGAGGTCTCAACCAATGAATACTCCAACAGTCTCTATAAGATTGATATCAATACAGGAGATTGGGGGGATGCTATTCCGCGAAGCGAGCGTACACCGAAGAGTTCTTATGTGCCACTCGATGAAGCTTTCACCGATCTGAACCTGAAAGTGAGCTCCATCTACAGCCGTGGTGAAATTTCCTTTGTGCGCCGTGATACAGGTGAGGCTGTGGTAACCATCCTCTACAAAGGAGACGAATGGATTGCCTACAATAAGGCTGGTTACTTCACGGCTTCTCAGGGAGGAGTAGATCGAGTGTACTGGAGAGTGGGGAGCCGCATGCTACCGATGGCAGCTCTTCGTGACAAATACGAGAACCCGACTTTGATTGCTCACAGCTTGGACTCTATCTTTGCCAAGAAGGTGGTGAAGAAGGAGGTGGTGAGACCTAAGATTGACCCGGATCTGTTCCAGATTCCATACGAGATCAAGGTGCTCTCAGGCAATGGTACCTCGACTCAGGATCAGACCTACAAGATGCGCGTGGAAATCAAGAGCCTCACTCAGAGTGCTCCAGAGCCACTGCTCGAGTGGACGATTAATGGTCGCAAGGCCCGTGGCTTTAAAGTGGTTCCAGCCAAAGTGGAGAACAGCCGCTTTATTGCTGAAGAGACCTTCAACTTGAGTGAAGGAACAAACGTGATCACTGTAGCGATTCGCTATAAGAATGCCACAGTCATGCCGCAGACCGTTACCGTGACACGCGAGGTGAGGAAAGTGAGCCCCAAAGTGAAGGTGGCTAATACGCACCTTTGGTTCTTTGGAGTTGGTGTCAAAGATTACGCCAAGCCTGAGCAGAACCTAGACTTTGCTGACCGCGATATCGAGGAAATGGCCAAGATGTTTAAATCCCAAGAAGGCAAACTCTTCAAGGAAGTCCATGTGAAGACGCTGACTAACAAGGAGGCGACTGTACGAAATATCAAGATCGAGATGAATCGCTTCCTCAAGCAGGCTTCCTCTGAAGATTTGATCATCATTCAGCTTGCTGGCCACGGTGTGGTGAGCAGCGATCAGGAGCTTTACTTCATGGCACACGATAGTGATATGAAGGAGGCCTTTACGGGCCTTGAGTTGAAAGACTTCTCAGATTTCTTGGAGAGGCTCCCACCCAGCCAGAAGGCACTTGTCTTGCTGGATATCTGCCACGCAGGACAGATCGGCCAAAAGCGTCGAGGCGGTGGGTTGACATCGGAAGATGCAGTCAAGGTGTTAGAGGATGGTACGGGTACTGTCGTGCTGGCCTCTTCCACCGGACGTGAGTCTTCATTCGAAGATAAGTCATACCGTGGCGGCCATGGTGCCTTCACTGCTGCCTTGCTTGATGGTCTGGAAGGCATGGCTGACAAGAAGGCGGGTAACAGTGACGGCTGGGTTTATCTTACCGAGTTGACCAGCTACGTGGCTCGTGCTGTTCCTCAGATGACTGGGGGCGCACAGCATCCTATCGCTCCTAAAATGGAGAACTTGCGGGACTTCCCTCTGGGGCAATCCAGCAAGTAG
- a CDS encoding endonuclease/exonuclease/phosphatase family protein translates to MSSDSRFRGHHHTTTLPLMLSINLSKHLSGPVACLCCLALAHSSPAQARERKAVWLDGKDDEINTGLDVVRPPWTVEMWIKGDEDHWKPSEVLIASGRYAKIQGVHEIALELENGILCSKAANLKAKQALDKAWHHVAMSCDGNQTRLFIDGAQAAISDSSLSILPSSIGNHVDPKSVFGGGIDDVRVWKAALDATTLKQWKAEIPTAKHPQRESLYGYWSFDDMNPEMALNRVGRAPLYFHARNGRLQYYGNDPHAITITQKHPDLSKVSERGFLFDATEIRSEWPIPAGSKAVPLGTLRLIVEGGSDIGKLDKLQLHIDGHKNIKQLYLHHSSGQAAISGAALLKTAKLASDDSITFSWSPGEAPKFSPGIHYLTLSADISDKAQPGRDLKASIRSLSISGESVDFAKDTASRPNKIQSPTSDSGDTLRMLNWNIWHGGKHLGPDGPKRILELIKASQADIITLQESYGSQEMLAKELGYHLYTPDKKANLSILSRFPIKPLPSQQSKFQSLVAEVSLPNGKKFLLADWWLRYTEYSEGSYLSPGEDTKHWVNEDSKLSTKEAKAIIESDLLPNNSSRNLPMILGGDFNSCSHLDWTKAAAKFHGGYGPVAFPTSQVMQQYGFSDSFREIHPDEVLRPDGSFAVIYGHLQYARIDFIYHKGCKILDSEIIRTHPQLDFPWPSDHAAVLTVFSLPN, encoded by the coding sequence ATGAGTAGTGATTCACGATTCCGTGGTCACCACCACACCACCACACTACCACTCATGCTCTCTATCAATTTATCCAAACACCTCAGTGGCCCCGTGGCTTGCTTATGCTGCCTGGCCCTAGCACACAGCTCACCAGCCCAAGCCCGTGAACGAAAAGCCGTCTGGCTCGATGGCAAAGATGATGAAATCAATACCGGTCTTGATGTCGTACGCCCCCCGTGGACGGTCGAGATGTGGATCAAAGGAGATGAAGACCACTGGAAGCCATCAGAAGTCCTCATCGCCTCTGGCCGCTATGCCAAGATCCAAGGTGTACATGAAATCGCCCTGGAGCTCGAAAACGGCATACTCTGTAGTAAGGCAGCCAATCTGAAAGCAAAGCAAGCACTCGATAAAGCTTGGCATCACGTGGCCATGAGTTGCGATGGGAACCAGACCCGTCTATTCATTGATGGAGCACAGGCTGCCATATCTGACTCCTCACTATCTATCCTTCCATCTTCCATCGGGAACCATGTTGATCCCAAGTCCGTCTTTGGCGGCGGCATTGATGACGTACGCGTCTGGAAAGCAGCTCTTGATGCCACCACCCTGAAACAATGGAAGGCTGAGATACCTACAGCGAAGCACCCTCAACGCGAGAGCCTCTATGGCTACTGGTCCTTCGATGACATGAATCCAGAAATGGCGCTCAACCGAGTAGGCAGGGCACCACTCTACTTCCACGCCAGAAATGGCCGCCTTCAATATTATGGCAATGACCCTCACGCCATCACGATCACCCAGAAGCATCCGGATCTGAGCAAAGTTTCTGAGCGTGGCTTCTTATTTGATGCTACCGAGATCCGAAGCGAGTGGCCTATTCCTGCTGGCAGCAAGGCTGTTCCACTGGGCACGCTTCGCCTCATTGTAGAGGGGGGATCAGACATCGGAAAACTAGACAAGCTACAGTTGCACATTGATGGCCACAAGAACATCAAACAGCTCTATCTACACCATTCCAGTGGCCAAGCTGCCATCAGTGGTGCTGCGCTTCTCAAGACAGCCAAGCTCGCTTCCGATGACTCCATCACCTTCTCTTGGTCTCCAGGCGAAGCTCCGAAATTCTCCCCCGGGATCCACTACCTGACTCTCTCTGCCGACATATCGGACAAAGCCCAGCCCGGCAGAGACCTCAAAGCCTCCATCCGCTCTCTATCTATCTCAGGCGAGAGCGTAGACTTCGCCAAAGACACAGCATCTCGACCTAACAAAATACAATCTCCCACCTCTGACTCTGGCGATACTCTGCGGATGCTTAACTGGAACATCTGGCATGGTGGCAAGCATCTCGGACCCGATGGACCCAAACGCATTCTTGAACTCATCAAAGCAAGCCAGGCTGACATCATCACCCTACAAGAGAGTTACGGATCCCAAGAAATGCTCGCCAAAGAGCTTGGTTATCACCTCTATACACCAGACAAAAAGGCCAACCTCTCGATCCTCAGCCGCTTCCCGATCAAGCCTCTGCCCAGCCAGCAGTCTAAGTTTCAATCCTTGGTCGCAGAGGTCTCCCTCCCCAATGGGAAGAAGTTTCTCCTCGCAGACTGGTGGTTACGTTACACCGAGTATAGTGAAGGATCCTACCTAAGCCCTGGAGAAGACACCAAGCATTGGGTCAACGAAGACTCCAAGCTATCCACCAAGGAGGCAAAGGCCATCATTGAGTCTGACCTGCTTCCTAACAATTCATCTAGAAATCTGCCTATGATCCTAGGAGGAGATTTCAATTCGTGCAGCCACCTGGACTGGACCAAAGCAGCCGCAAAATTTCACGGTGGCTACGGCCCGGTTGCCTTTCCAACCTCACAAGTGATGCAGCAATACGGCTTTTCCGACTCATTTCGTGAGATTCATCCTGACGAGGTGTTACGCCCTGACGGCAGTTTCGCAGTCATCTACGGTCATCTACAATATGCGCGTATTGACTTCATCTATCACAAAGGCTGCAAGATCTTGGATTCAGAAATCATCCGCACCCACCCTCAGCTCGACTTCCCCTGGCCTTCTGATCACGCAGCAGTACTGACTGTATTCAGTTTACCCAACTAA
- a CDS encoding TraB/GumN family protein: MKRFLFITCAFLINIAYVGAQQVEEKVDFSKLKHPLKPFLWKVEGNGLKKPSYLLGSVHLGDPRLLKLHPAAERAFLQADTLATEVTFENNPQEAEQKDEPNITRKSQFNLKADLGLDLYKDVSKELNTISPDLDISFYETKQTWFLVLTLPCMESLLSHHTFMDEHLAKRATKLSKPNWALEPDGDSMDGYKELSVLEVRQALREYLAMQNAARSRGKTLDQEITEAYLLGTKKAMDEFNKRMEPHQVTSKELTEKLDREMDRRDQVMVKSINKKFRSHPDQSHFIIAGCAHFLERERNILKLLREQGYTVSRILK; encoded by the coding sequence ATGAAACGCTTCCTCTTTATCACTTGCGCATTCCTCATCAACATTGCTTATGTTGGAGCACAGCAGGTCGAGGAGAAAGTCGACTTCAGTAAGCTCAAACACCCATTAAAGCCGTTCCTCTGGAAAGTGGAGGGCAATGGCCTCAAGAAGCCGAGCTACCTGCTTGGCTCAGTGCACCTAGGTGACCCACGACTACTTAAGTTACATCCGGCTGCCGAGAGGGCCTTTCTCCAGGCAGACACTCTGGCCACAGAGGTAACTTTTGAGAATAATCCTCAAGAAGCTGAACAGAAAGATGAGCCAAACATCACCAGAAAGAGCCAATTTAACCTTAAAGCAGATCTAGGACTCGACCTCTACAAAGACGTCAGCAAAGAGCTCAATACCATTAGCCCAGATCTCGACATCTCCTTTTATGAGACCAAGCAAACCTGGTTTCTTGTCCTCACTCTTCCCTGCATGGAGAGCCTATTGAGCCACCACACCTTCATGGATGAACATCTCGCCAAACGGGCCACCAAGCTCTCCAAGCCTAATTGGGCACTAGAGCCCGATGGAGACTCCATGGACGGGTACAAAGAGCTCAGCGTTTTGGAGGTTCGACAGGCTCTACGAGAATATTTGGCCATGCAAAACGCGGCACGTTCACGCGGTAAGACTCTGGATCAGGAAATAACAGAGGCCTACTTGCTAGGCACCAAGAAGGCTATGGATGAGTTTAACAAACGTATGGAGCCCCACCAAGTCACCTCCAAAGAGCTCACCGAAAAATTGGACCGTGAAATGGACAGGCGCGACCAAGTGATGGTCAAAAGCATCAACAAGAAGTTTCGCTCACACCCAGACCAGTCCCACTTCATTATCGCTGGTTGTGCTCATTTTTTGGAAAGAGAGAGGAATATTCTCAAGCTACTCCGGGAGCAAGGCTACACTGTCAGCCGTATCCTCAAGTGA
- a CDS encoding TIGR00282 family metallophosphoesterase, protein MRILFLGDIVGEPGRKAVIKHLASIKQDHAIDFCIVNGENSAGGRGINQKIASELFKAGADVITTGDHVWDQRELADYIKDQPNLLRPINYPGDAPGEGLVVQDSDFGKIAVLNAQGRTFMAQSLENPFTVLEDTIDKLLADGVKIIFLDFHAETTSETIAMGFHLDGKASAVVGTHTHVQTADERILPKGTAHLTDAGMCGPEISVLGRTVESVVFRFKSSLPTRFPVAKGPVRLCGCIVDVDPATGHATKIERYSRLLEPSEM, encoded by the coding sequence ATGCGCATTCTTTTTTTAGGCGATATTGTCGGAGAACCCGGCAGAAAAGCCGTTATCAAGCATCTGGCCTCTATCAAACAAGACCATGCGATCGATTTCTGTATCGTCAATGGCGAGAATTCAGCAGGTGGCCGCGGCATCAACCAAAAGATCGCCTCTGAATTGTTCAAGGCGGGGGCCGATGTAATCACGACGGGCGACCACGTCTGGGATCAGAGAGAACTTGCCGACTACATCAAAGACCAACCCAACCTTCTGCGCCCGATCAATTACCCGGGTGACGCTCCCGGGGAAGGGCTTGTGGTCCAAGACTCGGACTTCGGAAAAATTGCCGTCCTGAATGCCCAGGGTCGTACCTTCATGGCCCAGAGTCTGGAGAACCCGTTCACAGTGCTTGAGGACACCATCGACAAGCTCCTCGCAGACGGGGTCAAAATCATCTTCCTCGACTTCCATGCGGAAACCACCAGCGAAACCATCGCCATGGGTTTCCATCTAGATGGCAAAGCCTCTGCCGTCGTAGGCACACACACCCACGTCCAGACGGCTGACGAACGTATTCTCCCCAAAGGTACCGCCCACCTGACCGATGCCGGTATGTGCGGCCCAGAAATTTCCGTACTCGGACGGACTGTGGAATCCGTCGTCTTCCGCTTCAAGTCCAGCTTGCCAACACGCTTCCCTGTCGCCAAAGGACCCGTGCGTCTTTGCGGCTGTATCGTAGATGTCGACCCGGCCACCGGACACGCCACCAAGATCGAGCGCTACAGCCGCCTGCTTGAACCATCAGAAATGTAA
- a CDS encoding N-acetylmuramoyl-L-alanine amidase: protein MNKSGRNLALEVPLIIFAIGVAFVVQMLMTPSKDPTVPHFAEVEKQEKDQEVMNVPVPKVDKEGEIPPLKIPLTYSEELSDLGEKPDWTKLDPYQEAIRKDEFLHLLTEVFTVGDTWKNWIAIGEDSAVIRTDNQDESQKYELFFQKEGESKKVPRYWRTREELADTPSDRPLAGLRIAIDPGHIGGNYAALEQRRFLLNENAAPVQEGDMTLTVANTLKDQLEALGAIVNLVREKTEPVNPFRVEQYQDYAYSKLEHNKGLSTQESVKREADRMFYRVGEIRARARLVNYAFKPDLVLCIHFNADAQPDPANPVLFEQEHFHMLLNGAYTAGEVEHEDERFIMILKILQGIHQEEAKLAHAAANAFVQEAGLPPYQYEPNSTRAVNVDGNPYLWARNLIANRLYECPVLFYEPYLMNGKDSYARMQMGDYDGLRYVNGQLRRSIYREYVDAVTEGLVEYYTEHTK, encoded by the coding sequence ATGAATAAATCCGGAAGAAACCTAGCCCTCGAAGTGCCGCTGATCATTTTTGCTATTGGCGTGGCCTTTGTGGTGCAGATGCTCATGACGCCGAGTAAGGATCCTACGGTTCCACATTTCGCTGAGGTGGAAAAGCAGGAAAAGGATCAAGAAGTGATGAATGTCCCGGTGCCCAAGGTGGATAAAGAGGGGGAGATTCCCCCGCTGAAGATTCCGTTGACCTACAGCGAGGAACTCTCCGATCTTGGGGAGAAACCAGATTGGACTAAGCTGGATCCCTATCAGGAAGCAATCAGGAAGGACGAGTTTCTCCACTTGCTGACGGAGGTCTTTACGGTGGGAGATACCTGGAAAAACTGGATTGCCATTGGTGAAGACTCTGCGGTGATCCGCACGGACAATCAGGATGAGAGTCAGAAATATGAATTGTTTTTCCAGAAGGAAGGTGAGTCCAAGAAGGTGCCACGCTACTGGCGAACACGTGAGGAACTCGCCGATACTCCGAGTGACAGGCCACTGGCGGGTTTGCGGATTGCCATTGATCCTGGCCACATTGGTGGCAACTATGCCGCGCTGGAGCAACGGAGATTCTTGCTGAATGAAAATGCCGCGCCTGTCCAAGAGGGGGACATGACTCTCACGGTGGCGAATACTCTCAAAGACCAGTTGGAGGCTTTAGGGGCTATTGTGAATCTGGTTAGAGAGAAGACCGAGCCAGTAAATCCTTTCCGGGTAGAGCAATACCAGGACTACGCCTATTCAAAGCTGGAGCACAACAAGGGACTCTCAACTCAAGAGTCCGTGAAACGGGAAGCTGACCGTATGTTCTATCGAGTCGGTGAGATCAGAGCCAGAGCAAGACTCGTCAATTACGCCTTCAAGCCTGATCTCGTGCTCTGTATCCATTTCAATGCGGATGCTCAGCCTGACCCAGCGAACCCTGTCTTATTCGAGCAAGAGCATTTCCACATGCTGCTGAATGGGGCCTACACTGCAGGTGAGGTGGAGCATGAGGATGAGCGCTTCATCATGATCTTGAAAATCCTCCAAGGCATTCACCAGGAGGAAGCTAAATTAGCTCATGCGGCAGCGAACGCCTTTGTCCAAGAGGCTGGCCTGCCACCCTATCAGTACGAACCAAATTCGACACGTGCGGTTAATGTGGACGGTAACCCTTATCTGTGGGCGCGTAATCTGATAGCGAACCGACTTTATGAATGTCCGGTGCTTTTTTATGAACCGTATCTGATGAATGGTAAGGATTCTTATGCAAGAATGCAGATGGGGGATTATGATGGTCTGCGCTATGTGAACGGGCAACTACGCCGATCTATCTATCGAGAGTATGTGGATGCGGTTACAGAAGGCCTAGTGGAATATTATACTGAACATACCAAGTAA